The following nucleotide sequence is from Plasmodium cynomolgi strain B DNA, scaffold: 0135, whole genome shotgun sequence.
GATAAAATTCATAAAGGTGTGAAGGAACTTTGCATGAAGCTTGTAAGTTCTTTGGATAATTTAtccaaaaaggagatgaACAAACAAGAACGCGACGATCGTTGTAATTATTTAccttattggttatatggtgaaataggaaaaatatataaagaacCTTCGTTGAAAAGTAGTGATAacacacctttttttaaggaaCTTATTGGTGTAGGGAATAAGGTTAATAGacaaattaaagaaaacaaGTGTACCACTTTACCTCGATATCATTATTCTAGTTTGgatgaatggaaaaaaaaaatattcttatatttattttaaaaaatataatgagcTTAGCAGTGATGTTAATCGTAGTTATAACGATAAATGTAGTAAGCATAATGAATATCTTAAAAGTATTgattcattatataaaacGTATTATGAGAATATATGTACGTGGTTGTTATGTGGTGATACTCCTTACTTTAAGTGTGCTAAAAATTTAAATCCAAATTTACTGTTGCCTAAAGTTGAAAAATGTCAAGTATCTCGTAGTAGTAGTGGTGGTGGAGGTGGTTTTTTGTGGGGTTTGTTAGATTTTTCGAGTTCACGTGGATTACCCGCAAGTCAAGCAGGTGAAACACGTCAAACGGCGGCAAGTGCTAATGCTGGAAGAGATGGACGACAAACACAGGAAATACGTGCAGGAAACGTCGGATCTACACAAGTTAAGAATTTAGAATCTGTACGAACAGAAAGTAAAGT
It contains:
- a CDS encoding CYIR protein (putative;~vir-type antigen), with the translated sequence MAPKQARVVVSADELVFTYFYYYLDITEKVSEPLKLNKLYDDFYVKDSKSKFISECNALDNLDKIHKGVKELCMKLVSSLDNLSKKEMNKQERDDRCNYLPYWLYGEIGKIYKEPSLKSSDNTPFFKELIG